Proteins from a single region of Sesamum indicum cultivar Zhongzhi No. 13 linkage group LG5, S_indicum_v1.0, whole genome shotgun sequence:
- the LOC105162363 gene encoding transcription factor bHLH66 (The sequence of the model RefSeq protein was modified relative to this genomic sequence to represent the inferred CDS: added 43 bases not found in genome assembly) — protein sequence MRQPNGERDLPGINSLNSLLNQHQIPFQEIHNHGQPQMLPSSSFDPASSHDDFLEQMLSSVPSSAASSFPWADDQGATGMVGNLEEPSAAVLASKMRQQQISNGAAKALLLQQQLLLSRGLAAAANGQMPHADHNDVVDAPSFNSANLANDASVKALFSGFSGSLGQTSNHAQHFHNPQGGGALPQTQNFGAPATPAMSQPAASGSSGGGAAGQPRQRVRARRGQATDPHSIAERLRRERIAERMKALQELVPNANKTDKASMLDEIIDYVKFLQLQVKVLSMSRLGGAAAVAPLVADKSTEGRSGNGMQTASSSNEGMTVAEQQVAKLMEEDMGSAMQYLQGKGLCLMPISLATAISTATSHSRNPLASSNNPLLNGEPGGPSSPSMSALTVQSATIGGASGGEVSLKDPTAASKKE from the exons ATGAGGCAACCCAACGGGGAG AGCATCAAATCCCATTTCAAGAAATCCATAATCATGGCCAGCCCCAGATGCTGCCCTCATCTAGCTTCGATCCGGCGTCGTCCCACGATGATTTTCTGGAGCAAATGCTCTCCTCCGTGCCTTCTTCCGCCGCCTCCTCCTTCCCCTGGGCCGACGACCAGGGGGCGACGGGTATGGTGGGAAACTTGGAGGAGCCGTCAGCGGCGGTGTTGGCTTCGAAGATGAGGCAGCAACAGATCAGCAATGGTGCCGCCAAGGCTTTGCTGCTTCAACAGCAGTTGTTGCTCTCCAGAGGCCTCGCCGCGGCCGCCAATGGGCAGATGCCTCATGCTGACCACAACGACGTCGTCGATGCTCCCTCCTTCAATTCTGCTAATCTG GCTAACGATGCATCAGTTAAAGCTCTCTTCAGTGGTTTCTCCGGATCCCTTGGTCAAACTTCAAATCATGCTCAGCATTTCCACAACCCTCAg GGAGGAGGAGCACTGCCGCAGACCCAGAATTTTGGAGCCCCGGCGACTCCAGCGATGAGTCAGCCGGCGGCGAGCGGTTCTAGCGGTGGAGGGGCGGCGGGACAGCCGAGGCAAAGAGTGAGAGCGAGAAGAGGACAGGCTACTGACCCTCACAGCATCGCTGAAAGA TTACGGAGAGAGAGAATTGCGGAGAGAATGAAGGCTTTACAGGAGCTTGTACCCAATGCTAATAAG ACAGACAAGGCCTCAATGCTGGATGAGATCATCGACTATGTCAAGTTCCTCCAGCTCCAAGTCAAa GTTCTGAGTATGAGCAGATTAGGGGGTGCTGCAGCTGTTGCTCCTTTAGTTGCTGATAAGTCCACTGAG GGAAGGAGCGGTAACGGCATGCAAACAGCATCATCATCAAACGAGGGAATGACAGTGGCGGAGCAGCAGGTGGCTAAGCTGATGGAGGAGGACATGGGCTCCGCCATGCAGTATCTTCAAGGAAAGGGCCTTTGCCTCATGCCCATTTCTCTGGCCACCGCCATCTCCACCGCCACATCCCACTCCAGGAACCCCTTGGCGTCCTCCAACAACCCACTCCTAAACGGTGAGCCTGGTGGCCCCTCCTCGCCTAGCATGTCGGCTTTGACTGTGCAGTCTGCCACGATTGGCGGTGCCAGTGGTGGAGAAGTCTCCCTTAAAGACCCCACAGCCGCTTCCAAGAAGGAGTGA